In Pseudomonas sp. MM213, a genomic segment contains:
- the msrQ gene encoding protein-methionine-sulfoxide reductase heme-binding subunit MsrQ, with the protein MRYPFWRVSVFIAAAVWPLLWLYQAWADVLGPDPGKVLVDRLGLGTLVLLLITLSFTPLLKLTGWAGWIAVRRQLGLWCFAYVVLHLSGYIAFILGFDWSQLGVELRKRPYIIVGVLGFLCLLALAITSNRYSQRRLGAGWKKLHRLAYGVLGLGLLHMLWIVRADLKEWAVYASIGALLLVLRLPPVARRIPRLIAKKTPFERKA; encoded by the coding sequence ATGCGGTATCCGTTCTGGCGAGTGAGTGTCTTCATCGCTGCTGCGGTGTGGCCGCTGCTTTGGCTATATCAGGCTTGGGCGGATGTGCTGGGGCCGGATCCCGGCAAGGTACTGGTTGATCGGTTGGGGTTGGGGACGCTTGTACTGCTGCTTATTACATTGAGTTTCACGCCATTGCTGAAGCTCACCGGTTGGGCGGGGTGGATTGCTGTCCGGCGGCAGCTGGGTTTGTGGTGCTTCGCTTACGTAGTACTCCATCTGAGTGGCTATATAGCGTTCATTCTTGGCTTTGATTGGTCGCAGCTGGGTGTCGAGTTGCGCAAGCGACCGTACATTATTGTCGGTGTGCTGGGGTTCCTTTGTTTGCTGGCGTTGGCGATAACCTCCAACCGCTACAGTCAACGTCGGCTGGGGGCTGGCTGGAAGAAACTGCATCGACTCGCTTATGGGGTTCTCGGTCTTGGCTTGCTGCATATGTTGTGGATCGTGCGTGCCGATCTGAAGGAGTGGGCGGTCTATGCCTCTATAGGCGCACTGCTATTGGTGTTGCGGTTACCGCCTGTCGCCCGTCGAATTCCGCGTTTAATAGCTAAAAAGACACCTTTTGAAAGAAAAGCATAA
- the mksE gene encoding Mks condensin complex protein MksE has protein sequence MHLDLSELSQLAPIFRELFKGYHVSRRDPELYAQLSNFQDQYRTLFKALGFELVCDTRGFYYFVPDLAAAAVNKTAQRLALFTFILVEHLADQGRDPIAVLDGGSLGRDELPSLLEKYRDLFIQAEVQTVEELEEKIMRRMTQLGFAGEENGVYRFLPPMHRFLDVCLSVQQDRDLAASLHSVLPLPVPVLIDDDSDEKLLQTDDPLDLSDFAEESEEDALARAIAEEQETDA, from the coding sequence ATGCATCTTGATCTATCCGAACTGTCCCAGCTGGCACCGATCTTTCGCGAGCTGTTCAAGGGCTACCACGTCAGCCGCCGCGACCCGGAGCTGTACGCGCAACTGTCGAACTTCCAGGACCAGTACCGCACGCTGTTCAAGGCACTGGGTTTTGAACTGGTTTGCGACACCCGCGGTTTCTACTACTTTGTGCCGGACCTCGCCGCTGCGGCGGTGAACAAGACCGCGCAGCGTCTGGCGCTGTTCACCTTCATCCTCGTCGAGCATCTGGCCGATCAGGGCCGTGACCCGATTGCCGTGCTCGACGGCGGCAGCCTCGGTCGCGATGAACTGCCGTCGTTGCTGGAAAAATACCGCGACCTGTTCATCCAGGCCGAAGTGCAGACCGTCGAAGAACTCGAAGAAAAAATCATGCGCCGCATGACGCAGCTCGGGTTTGCCGGCGAAGAAAACGGCGTCTACCGCTTCCTGCCGCCGATGCACCGTTTCCTCGACGTCTGCCTGTCGGTTCAACAAGACCGCGACTTGGCCGCCAGCCTGCACAGCGTGCTGCCGCTGCCGGTTCCGGTACTGATCGACGACGACAGCGACGAAAAACTGCTGCAAACCGATGACCCGCTGGACTTGAGTGACTTCGCTGAAGAAAGCGAAGAAGACGCCCTGGCCCGCGCCATTGCCGAAGAACAGGAGACCGACGCATGA
- the mksB gene encoding Mks condensin complex protein MksB yields the protein MIEPKRVLRALAEHWALLEPLCEHFDQGTLSLNELRTQLAAQQLDSTPQDITSLLDVWIRLDILVPVAKSPNRFELNAQIHDFLAYLRREHRLGLCLEIEAYLRHLERLAGYIQDAFDIRDGHDLARQLRLLDMRVRDVLKKLANDEQALVAVAERAKTSDRQIPLRQRYAEVLATWDEYVEPMIQLVNADGAFEQGVRKVENVLLKMLTEQQRLGHLVDDDMLLRTHARILEMQTSAQLTLRHARELLLPLREEARRHNAVTRGAALALSAIRRKGIDAVPQAAMPMFTRPQSTFLGSASQVEAYVYALARFEPKPARFPKAHKTQKGEAPRAPRTVREMLERCEDALPMPDLMTWLLEQEPNGATDELLYWFSRLSREKRFKRERLERRDYHTHEHQVSLRSFALLSAGPDAIENSASTPHAS from the coding sequence ATGATCGAACCCAAGCGCGTCTTGCGCGCCCTCGCTGAACACTGGGCACTTCTGGAGCCACTGTGCGAGCACTTCGACCAAGGCACACTGAGCCTCAACGAACTGCGCACGCAACTGGCCGCCCAGCAACTCGACAGTACGCCGCAGGACATCACCAGCCTGCTGGACGTGTGGATCCGCCTCGACATTCTGGTTCCCGTGGCAAAAAGCCCGAACCGTTTCGAGCTCAACGCGCAGATCCACGACTTCCTCGCTTACCTGCGCCGTGAGCACCGTCTGGGCCTGTGCCTGGAAATCGAAGCCTATTTGCGCCACCTCGAACGCCTGGCCGGTTACATTCAGGACGCCTTCGACATCCGCGACGGCCACGACCTGGCGCGCCAATTGCGCCTGCTCGACATGCGTGTGCGCGATGTACTGAAGAAGCTCGCCAACGACGAACAGGCCCTGGTGGCCGTCGCCGAACGCGCCAAGACCAGCGATCGGCAGATCCCGCTGCGTCAGCGTTACGCCGAAGTGCTGGCGACCTGGGACGAATACGTCGAGCCGATGATTCAGTTGGTGAACGCCGACGGCGCCTTCGAACAAGGCGTGCGCAAAGTCGAAAACGTCCTGTTGAAGATGCTCACCGAGCAGCAACGCCTCGGCCACCTGGTCGACGACGACATGCTGCTGCGCACCCACGCGCGCATCCTTGAAATGCAGACCAGCGCTCAATTGACGCTGCGTCATGCCCGCGAACTGCTACTGCCGCTGCGTGAAGAAGCCCGTCGTCACAACGCCGTGACCCGTGGCGCAGCGCTGGCCTTGTCGGCCATCCGTCGCAAAGGCATCGACGCGGTGCCACAAGCGGCGATGCCGATGTTCACCCGGCCGCAAAGCACCTTCCTCGGCAGTGCCAGTCAGGTCGAAGCCTACGTCTACGCGCTGGCCCGTTTCGAGCCGAAACCGGCGCGTTTCCCCAAGGCCCACAAGACCCAGAAAGGCGAAGCGCCACGCGCACCACGTACCGTTCGCGAAATGCTTGAACGTTGTGAAGACGCGCTGCCGATGCCAGACCTGATGACCTGGCTGCTGGAACAGGAACCGAACGGCGCCACCGACGAATTGCTGTACTGGTTCTCGCGCCTGTCGCGGGAAAAACGCTTCAAACGCGAGCGTCTGGAACGCCGCGATTACCACACTCACGAGCACCAGGTCAGCCTGCGCTCCTTCGCCCTGCTCTCGGCCGGCCCAGATGCCATCGAGAATTCTGCGAGCACTCCACATGCATCTTGA
- a CDS encoding serine kinase/phosphatase, which produces MNDSRRPYDAAQPEPIDDNEDRMGSLQELDFEEEEPSAKIGDELTQTERERLIPRARVREAGMTGASTADHEPTDDDLSPETLIREDGARDAHEAGDDYRADWDLSIVDEDDIGGGNGLDEEELARLDPLDGNR; this is translated from the coding sequence ATGAATGATTCACGACGTCCGTACGATGCGGCGCAACCCGAGCCCATCGACGACAACGAAGACCGCATGGGTTCGCTGCAGGAGCTGGATTTCGAGGAGGAAGAACCCAGCGCGAAAATCGGCGACGAACTGACGCAAACGGAACGCGAGCGACTGATACCGCGCGCGCGCGTGCGTGAAGCCGGCATGACCGGCGCCTCGACCGCTGATCATGAACCCACCGATGATGACTTGAGCCCGGAAACGTTGATCCGTGAAGACGGTGCGCGGGATGCGCATGAGGCCGGTGACGATTACCGGGCCGATTGGGATTTGAGCATCGTCGATGAAGATGACATCGGCGGGGGTAATGGGTTGGATGAAGAAGAACTGGCGCGGCTGGATCCGCTGGATGGGAATCGGTGA
- a CDS encoding energy transducer TonB, producing the protein MQVVNWLPRTELPFAAPSRPELLEMPEPLVVAPVAPAPVAEMPVEPVVKPAERVKIEVPRPSLSSTRTVTQPVEEEVPVVAKAPQIPPPRFALQLLRAGRCLLLVELPTGETFQTRDPAYLLLKDMLRAAGLPDSPQIVGEPVRWPLLVRGTMDQGPEAARDFVQGFLSARLEDAPCVCVWLIGLPAVRFAGEANAESFNRELQVEGLGAVWALPGLELLMEEPQRKADVWQAMRRLMARWKESNE; encoded by the coding sequence ATGCAGGTGGTCAACTGGCTGCCGCGTACCGAATTGCCCTTTGCCGCGCCCTCGCGGCCCGAGCTGCTGGAAATGCCGGAGCCGTTGGTCGTTGCCCCTGTGGCGCCGGCACCCGTGGCTGAGATGCCCGTGGAACCAGTGGTCAAACCTGCGGAGCGGGTGAAGATCGAGGTGCCGCGGCCATCGTTGTCGAGCACGCGGACGGTCACCCAGCCGGTCGAGGAGGAAGTGCCGGTCGTCGCCAAGGCTCCGCAAATCCCGCCACCGCGTTTCGCCCTGCAATTGCTGCGCGCCGGTCGTTGCCTGCTGTTGGTGGAGTTACCCACAGGCGAAACCTTCCAGACCCGCGATCCCGCCTATCTGCTGCTCAAGGACATGTTGCGCGCCGCCGGTCTGCCGGACAGCCCGCAAATTGTCGGCGAACCGGTGCGCTGGCCATTGTTGGTTCGCGGCACCATGGATCAAGGCCCGGAAGCGGCTCGTGACTTCGTACAAGGTTTTCTCTCGGCCCGGCTGGAAGACGCACCGTGCGTCTGCGTGTGGCTGATCGGCCTGCCGGCGGTGCGTTTTGCCGGCGAGGCCAACGCCGAATCCTTCAATCGTGAACTTCAGGTCGAAGGCCTGGGCGCGGTCTGGGCCCTGCCGGGCCTGGAATTATTAATGGAAGAGCCACAGCGTAAGGCTGATGTCTGGCAAGCCATGCGTCGGCTGATGGCGCGCTGGAAAGAATCGAATGAGTGA
- the rimI gene encoding ribosomal protein S18-alanine N-acetyltransferase, whose amino-acid sequence MSDAVSFRPMTEADLDAVLKIEFAAYSHPWTRGIFLDGLGKYQIWLMFEGSQQVGHGVVQIILDEAHLLNITVKPENQGRGLGLTLLEHLMSIAYKAEARECFLEVRDSNRSAFRLYERYGFNEIGRRRDYYPAVGGREDAVVMACTLVD is encoded by the coding sequence ATGAGTGACGCTGTATCGTTTCGCCCGATGACCGAGGCGGACCTGGACGCTGTCCTGAAAATTGAATTCGCGGCGTACAGCCATCCCTGGACCCGCGGGATTTTTCTCGATGGGCTGGGCAAGTACCAGATCTGGCTGATGTTCGAAGGTTCACAGCAGGTCGGGCACGGTGTGGTGCAGATCATTCTGGATGAAGCGCACCTGCTGAACATCACCGTCAAACCGGAAAATCAGGGCCGTGGCCTGGGTTTGACGCTGCTGGAGCACCTGATGTCGATTGCCTACAAGGCTGAGGCGCGGGAATGTTTTCTGGAAGTGCGCGACAGCAATCGCTCGGCGTTCCGGTTGTATGAGCGGTACGGGTTCAACGAGATTGGCCGGCGTCGGGATTATTATCCGGCGGTGGGTGGGCGCGAAGATGCGGTGGTCATGGCCTGCACTTTGGTGGATTGA
- the mksF gene encoding Mks condensin complex protein MksF, whose amino-acid sequence MSKERYGIRRFALLNTAGYSLGLFPLEEPLSVYGANNLGKSASINALQFPILARMSDMSFGKYSLEQSRRFYFASDTSYILVEVSLPHGPHVIGVVGRGPGGGFGHQFFAYAGKLDLAHYQKNDTCLRQKELFTNLEREGLKAYELKPDELRRLLVGGHTSIPLDLTLIPLRSTSEQSLKTFRALFINLLHMREITAAKLKQLFLDAFEHSLRSGSVDYIAACEEAFRDVRRMEQDYNSLVTAGPLVEALAAGVAQRNILRGKLHRISPLLDSLLGTWSDYASARKEELTIQAEHYRNEQDALQNDQRGGTQELMRLEREITGIQRWLGELSVLKHRFALVTDVKVLEQQLLAAKDAHDELAGALAQSRQFSAEDLEERLRDLEKRLKSVKQQLDHADNNSYARLREEFSQQDVERLMRLFNSALFSLPLGEHGITLDEDGQWVKSMELILDGFKGERFEVPGLSIDISHIEPPALQALADRAALRDQKDRLEKELKQLKTQAAVVADRAASKTQTEALYQQVLDAQKALEDFRRAQTLSAEEDDKLEQLAQMEAAQEELKRSSDAFTERVQQLSAKLQLVGRQIGDMEAKQRTLDDALRRRQLLPADLPFGTPFMDPIDDSMDNLLPLLNDYQDSWQGLLRSDGQIDALYAQVRLKGVAKFDSEDDMERRLQLLINAYAHRTDEALTLGKARRAAVTDIARTLRNIRSDYDSLEHQLALFNREINKRQVSNLQSFRIVLAPNKEALKHIDQIIHSAGQYEEGETLSVFDLSQSADQDNKNEEAKEYLARLVAANHNQLGLKDLFELAFEITKVNGQPVIHTDIDGAASNGTTMTIKALTNMYLLLHLMDRDQAGRVRLPYYLDEAADIDEKNQAALLETSLQLGFVPILASVKPQVCASVAIDLEGGSGPNGIYIDEADWKYIRRHDEVKAVVNVEADEPELDAV is encoded by the coding sequence ATGAGCAAGGAACGCTACGGCATTCGCCGCTTTGCCCTTTTGAACACCGCCGGTTACAGCCTCGGCCTTTTTCCGCTGGAAGAACCGTTGTCGGTCTACGGCGCGAACAACCTCGGTAAATCCGCGTCGATCAACGCGTTGCAGTTCCCGATTCTGGCGCGCATGTCGGACATGAGTTTCGGCAAGTACAGCCTGGAACAATCCCGGCGTTTCTACTTCGCCTCGGACACCAGTTACATCCTGGTTGAAGTCTCGCTGCCCCACGGTCCGCACGTGATCGGTGTGGTTGGTCGCGGCCCGGGCGGTGGTTTCGGTCACCAGTTCTTTGCCTACGCCGGCAAACTCGACCTGGCCCATTACCAGAAAAACGACACCTGCCTGCGTCAGAAAGAACTGTTCACCAACCTTGAGCGCGAAGGCCTGAAAGCCTACGAACTCAAGCCGGATGAACTGCGTCGTTTGCTGGTCGGCGGTCACACCTCGATCCCGCTGGACCTGACCCTGATTCCGCTGCGCTCCACCAGCGAGCAGAGCCTGAAGACCTTCCGCGCGCTGTTCATCAACCTGCTGCACATGCGCGAAATCACCGCGGCCAAGCTCAAGCAATTGTTCCTCGATGCCTTCGAACACAGCCTGCGTTCCGGCAGCGTCGATTACATCGCTGCGTGCGAAGAAGCCTTCCGCGATGTACGACGCATGGAGCAGGACTACAACTCTCTGGTCACAGCGGGTCCGCTGGTTGAAGCGCTGGCCGCAGGCGTTGCCCAGCGCAATATTCTGCGCGGCAAACTGCACCGGATCTCGCCGCTGCTCGATTCGTTGCTCGGCACCTGGTCGGACTATGCCAGTGCACGCAAGGAAGAGCTGACGATTCAGGCCGAGCACTACCGCAACGAACAGGACGCGCTGCAAAACGATCAGCGCGGCGGCACGCAGGAGCTGATGCGTCTGGAGCGGGAAATCACCGGCATCCAGCGCTGGCTCGGCGAGTTGTCGGTGCTCAAGCATCGCTTCGCGTTGGTGACTGACGTCAAGGTCCTGGAGCAGCAATTGCTCGCGGCCAAGGACGCGCACGATGAATTGGCCGGTGCGCTGGCGCAGTCGCGGCAGTTCTCTGCCGAAGACCTGGAAGAGCGCCTGCGCGATCTGGAAAAACGCCTGAAATCGGTGAAACAGCAACTCGATCACGCCGACAACAACAGCTACGCCCGCCTGCGTGAAGAGTTCTCGCAACAGGATGTCGAGCGTCTGATGCGCCTGTTCAACAGCGCGCTGTTCAGCCTGCCGTTGGGCGAGCATGGCATTACGCTGGACGAGGACGGTCAGTGGGTCAAATCCATGGAGCTGATCCTCGACGGCTTCAAAGGCGAGCGCTTCGAAGTGCCTGGCCTGTCCATCGACATCTCGCACATTGAGCCTCCGGCGTTGCAGGCCCTGGCGGACCGCGCCGCGTTGCGCGATCAGAAAGACCGCCTGGAAAAAGAACTCAAGCAACTGAAAACCCAGGCTGCCGTGGTCGCCGACCGTGCAGCGAGCAAGACCCAGACCGAAGCGCTGTACCAGCAAGTGCTGGACGCGCAGAAAGCTCTGGAAGATTTCCGTCGCGCGCAAACCCTGAGCGCCGAGGAAGACGACAAGCTTGAGCAACTGGCGCAGATGGAAGCGGCGCAGGAAGAACTGAAGCGTTCCAGCGACGCCTTCACCGAACGCGTCCAGCAACTGTCGGCCAAGCTGCAACTGGTCGGCCGGCAGATCGGCGACATGGAAGCCAAGCAACGCACCCTCGACGACGCCCTGCGCCGCCGTCAGTTGTTGCCGGCAGACCTGCCGTTCGGCACGCCGTTCATGGACCCGATCGACGATTCGATGGACAACCTGTTGCCGCTGCTCAACGACTATCAGGACAGCTGGCAGGGCTTGCTGCGCAGCGATGGCCAGATCGACGCGTTGTACGCTCAGGTGCGCCTCAAAGGCGTGGCCAAGTTCGACAGCGAAGACGATATGGAGCGTCGCCTGCAACTGCTGATCAACGCGTATGCACACCGCACCGACGAAGCCCTGACCCTCGGCAAGGCACGCCGTGCTGCGGTTACCGACATCGCCCGGACCCTGCGCAACATCCGCAGCGACTACGACAGCCTCGAGCACCAACTGGCGCTGTTCAACCGCGAGATCAACAAGCGTCAGGTCTCCAACCTGCAGAGCTTCCGCATCGTGCTCGCGCCGAACAAAGAAGCACTCAAGCACATCGACCAGATCATCCACAGCGCCGGTCAGTACGAAGAAGGCGAAACCCTTTCCGTGTTCGATCTGAGCCAAAGCGCCGATCAGGACAACAAGAACGAAGAAGCCAAGGAATACCTGGCACGGCTGGTGGCGGCAAACCACAACCAGCTCGGTCTCAAGGACTTGTTCGAACTGGCGTTCGAGATCACCAAGGTCAACGGTCAACCGGTGATCCACACCGACATCGACGGCGCCGCGTCCAATGGCACGACGATGACCATCAAGGCGCTGACCAACATGTACTTGTTGCTGCACTTGATGGACCGCGACCAGGCCGGTCGCGTGCGCCTGCCGTACTACCTCGACGAAGCGGCGGACATCGACGAGAAAAACCAGGCAGCGTTGCTGGAAACCAGTCTGCAACTGGGCTTCGTGCCGATTCTGGCGAGTGTGAAGCCGCAGGTCTGCGCCAGTGTGGCGATTGACCTGGAAGGCGGTAGCGGGCCGAACGGGATCTACATCGATGAGGCGGACTGGAAGTACATCCGTCGCCACGATGAGGTGAAGGCTGTGGTTAATGTTGAAGCGGATGAACCGGAGCTGGATGCGGTCTGA
- a CDS encoding PqiB family protein, translating to MTDLPTAKTRPASNWSAIWVLPLIALIIGGWLGWRAYNETGIEIQVRFESGEGIQANKTEVVYKGMSVGKVKTLTLDDEGASKGVIATVEMNKDVEQYLRTSTRFWLVKPSVTLAGITGLETLVSGNYVAISPGEGEPTRRFKALAEEPPLSDAQPGLHLTIKADRLGSLNRGSPVFYKQIKVGQIKSYLLSEDQSTVELKVFIEPTYAKLVRKHTRFWNASGISIDANLSGVKVRSESLASIVAGGIAFATPENRRDSPPTDPSLPFRLYEDFDAAAAGIRVKVKLSDFEGLQAGRTPVMYKGIQVGNLKALKIDPDLSGATAELTLDPLAEDYLVEGTQFWVVKPSISLAGITGLEALVKGNYIAVRPGDKGAAPQREFVARAKAPPLDLRSPGLHLVLFTENLGSLEVGSPILYKQVKVGSVQSYQFSRKKKQLVIGVHIEKEYEGLVNASTRFWNASGITLTGGLTGGIQVKSESLQSLMAGGIAFETPLAKAPLQKKIPRFRLFASHDEANQKGAVITIKVDRADGLRSGTPVRFKGLDVGKIEDVDLTDDLQSVMLTARITEVPERIARAGSQFWVVKPELGLLKTSNLETLVTGQYIEVQPAAKNIGPQNNFVALANPPETAKQEAGLSLVLSAARRGSLKTGVPVTYREVTVGKVTGYELGQTADRVLIHILIEPKYAPLVRSGTRFWNTSGFGFDYGLFKGATVRTESLETLIQGGIAFATPDGDRMGNPARAEQTFPLFDKFEDEWLTWAPKISLGK from the coding sequence ATGACTGATTTGCCCACAGCGAAAACCCGACCGGCCTCGAACTGGTCAGCCATTTGGGTGTTGCCCCTGATCGCCCTGATCATCGGCGGCTGGCTCGGCTGGCGTGCCTACAACGAGACCGGCATCGAGATTCAGGTGCGTTTCGAAAGCGGTGAAGGCATTCAGGCCAACAAGACCGAAGTGGTCTACAAAGGCATGTCGGTCGGCAAGGTGAAAACCCTCACGCTCGATGATGAAGGCGCCTCCAAAGGAGTGATCGCCACCGTTGAAATGAACAAGGACGTGGAGCAATACCTGCGGACCAGCACACGCTTCTGGCTCGTCAAGCCGAGCGTGACCCTGGCGGGTATCACGGGCCTGGAAACCCTGGTCTCCGGTAACTACGTCGCGATCAGTCCGGGGGAAGGCGAGCCCACACGCCGGTTCAAGGCCCTGGCTGAAGAGCCGCCGCTGTCGGATGCCCAGCCCGGGTTGCACCTGACCATCAAGGCTGACCGCCTCGGTTCGCTGAACCGTGGCAGCCCGGTGTTCTACAAGCAGATCAAAGTAGGCCAGATCAAAAGTTACTTGCTGTCCGAAGACCAAAGCACGGTTGAGCTCAAAGTGTTCATCGAGCCCACCTACGCCAAGCTCGTACGCAAACACACACGTTTCTGGAACGCCAGCGGCATCAGCATCGACGCCAACCTGTCCGGTGTGAAAGTGCGCAGTGAGTCCCTGGCCAGCATCGTCGCCGGCGGTATCGCGTTTGCCACGCCGGAAAACCGCAGGGACAGCCCGCCCACCGATCCGAGCCTGCCGTTCCGTCTTTATGAAGACTTCGATGCGGCGGCGGCCGGTATACGGGTCAAGGTTAAACTCAGCGATTTCGAAGGCCTGCAGGCCGGTCGTACGCCGGTAATGTACAAAGGCATTCAGGTCGGCAATCTGAAAGCGTTGAAGATCGATCCCGATCTGTCCGGTGCTACCGCTGAACTGACCCTTGATCCTCTGGCCGAAGATTACCTGGTCGAAGGCACTCAATTCTGGGTGGTCAAACCGTCGATCTCCCTGGCGGGTATCACCGGGCTTGAAGCGCTGGTCAAAGGTAACTACATCGCTGTGCGTCCCGGCGATAAAGGCGCCGCACCACAGCGTGAGTTCGTGGCAAGGGCCAAGGCGCCGCCGCTGGATTTGCGTTCGCCGGGCCTGCACCTGGTGTTGTTCACCGAAAATCTTGGTTCGCTGGAAGTTGGCAGTCCGATTCTCTACAAGCAGGTCAAGGTCGGTTCGGTCCAGAGCTATCAGTTCTCGCGCAAGAAAAAACAGTTGGTGATCGGTGTACACATCGAAAAGGAATACGAAGGGCTGGTTAACGCCTCGACTCGTTTCTGGAATGCCAGTGGCATTACGCTCACGGGCGGATTGACTGGCGGAATCCAGGTCAAAAGTGAATCGTTGCAAAGCCTGATGGCCGGCGGTATCGCCTTCGAAACCCCGCTGGCCAAAGCCCCGCTGCAAAAGAAAATCCCGCGTTTCCGTCTGTTCGCCAGCCATGACGAAGCCAACCAGAAAGGCGCCGTGATCACGATCAAGGTCGATCGCGCCGATGGCTTGCGCAGCGGCACACCGGTGAGATTCAAAGGTCTGGACGTCGGCAAGATTGAAGACGTCGACCTCACGGATGACCTGCAATCGGTGATGCTCACCGCGCGGATCACCGAAGTGCCGGAGCGAATCGCTCGGGCCGGCAGTCAGTTCTGGGTGGTCAAACCCGAGCTGGGTCTGCTCAAAACGTCGAACCTGGAAACCCTGGTGACCGGTCAATACATCGAAGTGCAGCCGGCCGCGAAAAACATCGGGCCGCAGAATAACTTCGTAGCGCTGGCCAATCCTCCGGAAACCGCCAAACAGGAAGCCGGGTTAAGTCTGGTTCTGAGCGCCGCTCGTCGAGGTTCGTTGAAAACCGGCGTGCCAGTGACGTATCGCGAAGTCACCGTGGGCAAGGTGACGGGGTATGAACTGGGCCAGACGGCTGACCGTGTGTTGATACACATCCTGATCGAGCCGAAGTACGCGCCATTGGTGCGCAGCGGCACACGATTCTGGAACACCAGCGGTTTTGGTTTCGACTACGGCTTGTTCAAAGGCGCGACGGTTCGTACCGAATCGCTGGAGACGCTGATTCAGGGCGGCATCGCTTTCGCCACGCCGGACGGGGATCGCATGGGTAACCCGGCGCGAGCGGAGCAAACCTTCCCGTTGTTCGACAAGTTTGAAGATGAATGGCTGACCTGGGCGCCGAAGATCTCGCTCGGCAAATAA
- a CDS encoding paraquat-inducible protein A, which yields MPEPVDAPGLSELPLDDLVACHECDLLMRKPKLAHGEKALCPRCGYELYAHRHNVVQRSLALVISALLLYIPANFLPIMQLNLLGQSSQDTVWSGVVGLFDTGMQGVSVVVFLCSMGIPLLKLLCQLAVLLSIRFDIGRSYGLLLYRIYHHLRDWGMLEVYLMGVLVAIVKLADMAAITIGLGLACFISLLLVQVWLEVVMSPHQIWQALSGEDAHAGD from the coding sequence ATGCCAGAACCGGTTGACGCCCCCGGGCTGTCAGAATTACCGCTGGACGACTTGGTGGCGTGCCATGAGTGCGACTTGCTGATGCGCAAGCCCAAGCTCGCCCATGGCGAGAAAGCCCTGTGTCCGCGCTGCGGTTACGAACTCTATGCCCATCGGCACAATGTTGTGCAACGTAGTCTCGCCTTGGTCATCTCCGCGCTGTTGTTGTACATCCCGGCGAACTTTTTACCCATCATGCAGCTCAATCTACTCGGGCAGTCGTCGCAAGATACTGTCTGGAGTGGCGTTGTCGGCCTGTTCGATACCGGAATGCAAGGCGTCTCAGTGGTTGTGTTCCTGTGCAGCATGGGGATCCCGTTGCTCAAACTGCTTTGCCAACTGGCCGTGCTGCTGAGCATTCGTTTTGATATCGGCCGTAGTTACGGCTTGTTGCTCTATCGGATTTATCACCATCTACGCGATTGGGGGATGCTCGAGGTCTACCTCATGGGCGTGCTGGTGGCGATCGTCAAACTGGCAGATATGGCAGCAATCACCATCGGTCTCGGCCTGGCGTGCTTTATCAGTTTGTTGTTGGTCCAGGTCTGGTTGGAGGTCGTGATGTCGCCCCATCAGATCTGGCAGGCTTTATCAGGAGAGGATGCCCATGCGGGCGATTGA
- a CDS encoding paraquat-inducible protein A, which yields MRAIDAGILICAECHELNKQEADTDEQVCTRCGALVHARRPNSLARTWALLITAAILYIPANVLPIMTVSSLGQGDPSTIMSGVIQLVQHGMLPIAAVVFIASIVVPTFKLVGIALLLFSVQRHQPLSARQRIWMYRFIEFIGRWSMLDIFVIAILVAVVNFGRLASVEANLGAIAFASVVILTMLAAVTFDPRLIWDNTESDDDHD from the coding sequence ATGCGGGCGATTGATGCAGGCATTCTGATTTGCGCCGAATGCCATGAATTGAACAAGCAGGAAGCTGACACCGACGAGCAGGTCTGCACCCGCTGCGGTGCGCTGGTTCACGCCCGCCGTCCCAACAGCCTCGCTCGTACCTGGGCGTTGCTGATCACGGCAGCGATCCTCTACATTCCGGCCAACGTACTGCCGATCATGACGGTCAGTTCCCTCGGTCAGGGCGATCCCAGCACCATCATGTCCGGTGTGATCCAACTGGTTCAACACGGCATGCTTCCCATCGCCGCCGTGGTTTTTATCGCCAGTATCGTGGTGCCCACGTTCAAATTGGTGGGCATCGCCTTGCTGCTGTTTTCGGTGCAGCGCCACCAGCCGCTTTCGGCTCGTCAACGGATCTGGATGTACCGCTTTATCGAGTTCATCGGTCGCTGGTCAATGCTCGATATCTTTGTGATTGCCATCCTGGTGGCGGTTGTGAATTTTGGACGGCTTGCCAGTGTCGAAGCCAATCTTGGCGCCATCGCTTTCGCCAGTGTGGTGATTCTGACGATGCTTGCCGCAGTAACTTTCGATCCCCGACTGATTTGGGATAACACGGAGTCGGACGACGACCATGACTGA